The following coding sequences lie in one Apium graveolens cultivar Ventura chromosome 3, ASM990537v1, whole genome shotgun sequence genomic window:
- the LOC141712799 gene encoding 3-phosphoinositide-dependent protein kinase 2-like isoform X2, giving the protein MSAALGDQGGRGGGGAAIDTMEKDNNNNNNNNNNNNLMNKNNNTNNTNTNTNKPPLRSKSFTFRAPQENFTIKDFELGKIYGVGSYSKVVRAKKKDTGKVYALKIMDKKFITKENKTAYVKLERIVLDQLDHPGIKGRLSEDETRFYAAEVVDALEYIHKVGLLHRDIKPENLLLSSDGHIKIADFGSVKPMRVSSITVLPNAASDDKACTFVGTAAYVPPEVLNSSPATVGNDLWALGCTLYQMLAGTSPFKDASEWLTFQRIIARDLRFPDYFCDEAKDLINRLLDIDPSKRPGAGPDGYASLKNHPFFKGVDWENLKAMKPPALALQRKNSSRYLSHDGDGSERHTTGNDESASSITRLASIDSFDSKWQEFLEPNESILMISMVKKHQKLTSKKVQLILTNKPKLIYVNPSKLEAKASIIWSDNPNELSIQVVSPTNFKICTPKKILTFEDAKQRAHQWKKAIEALQDH; this is encoded by the exons ATGTCAGCAGCTCTTGGGGATCAAGGTGGACGAGGAGGAGGAGGTGCAGCCATTGATACCATGGagaaagataataataataataataataataataataataataatttaatgaataaaaataataatacaaACAATACAAATACAAATACAAATAAGCCTCCTCTAAGGTCTAAGAGCTTTACATTCAGGGCCCCACAAGAAAATTTCACCATTAAAGACTTTGAATTAGGCAAGATCTATGGTGTTGGTTCTTATTCTAAG GTTGTCAGGGCAAAAAAGAAAGACACAGGAAAGGTTTATGCATTGAAGATCATGGATAAAAAGTTCATTACTAAGGAAAATAAAACTGCATATGTGAAGCTAGAGCGGATAGTACTTGATCAACTGGATCATCCTGGCATT AAAGGTCGATTATCAGAAGATGAAACCCGTTTCTATGCTGCTGAAGTTGTAGACGCGCTCGAGTACATACATAAAGTGGGACTGTTACATCGTGATATTAAG CCAGAGAATCTATTACTTAGTTCCGATGGGCACATAAAAATTGCGGATTTTGGTAGCGTAAAGCCTATGCGAGTTAGCTCAATAACTGTCCTTCCTAATGCAGCATCAG ATGATAAAGCTTGCACCTTTGTTGGAACTGCCGCTTATGTACCTCCAGAAGTGCTAAATTCATCTCCTGCTACAGTTGG AAACGACCTGTGGGCACTTGGCTGTACCTTGTATCAAATGCTTGCTGGAACTTCTCCCTTCAAGGATGCCAGTGAATGGCTGACATTCCAAAGAATTATAGCCAGAGACCTCAGATTTCCGGATTACTTTTGTGATGAAGCCAAAGATCTGATTAATCGATTATTG GATATTGATCCTAGCAAGCGGCCAGGTGCAGGGCCTGATGGCTATGCTTCTTTAAAGAATCATCCTTTCTTTAAAGGAGTTGATTGGGAGAATTTAAAAGCAATGAAGCCTCCTGCACTTGCTTTGCAGCGAAAG AATTCTTCACGGTACCTCTCACATGATGGGGATGGTTCAGAAAGACATACCACTGGAAATGATGAATCTGCATCTTCTATTACTAGACTTGCTTCTATTGATTCCTTCGACTCGAAATG GCAAGAATTTTTGGAGCCAAATGAATCCATTCTTATGATATCCATGGTCAAGAAACATCAAAAACTAACAAGCAAGAAAGTCCAGCTTATCCTCACCAACAAGCCAAAGTTGATTTATGTGAACCCCTCAAAGCTAGAAGCTAAAGCGAGTATAATTTGGTCAGACAACCCTAATGAACTTAGCATCCAAGTTGTCAGTCCTACAAATTTCAAGATTTGTACT CCAAAAAAGATACTGACATTTGAAGATGCAAAACAAAGAGCACATCAATGGAAAAAGGCTATTGAGGCTCTTCAAGACCATTGA
- the LOC141712800 gene encoding G-type lectin S-receptor-like serine/threonine-protein kinase At1g34300 codes for MKTPLTYLLLSSFLAGILAADILPRASISAGDTTQTWTSPNNTFTLSFISNPSSPNTFFAAITFNTIQIWSAGAAAVDSTATLTFLPNGNLRLVNGSSNGVVWQSNTSGLGVSKASLEDSGNLVLKNGSKIVWSSFDNPTDTIMPGQIFSVKHELRNGLYSFKLLDNGNLTLLWNRTTRYYNSGLNSSASVNLTSPSLRLESIGILSLFDPKIEGSVIVAYSSDYAEAGQQRYVKLDNDGNLKIFSAAGGSATERWIAVSDICQIYGYCGRLGICSYNGSDPKPVCGCPSRNFDPIDSSDPRKGCKRKVEISDCTGNATMLQLDHTRFLTYQPELASQVFFVGISACRLNCLVGSACGASTSLADGTGLCYLKNPDYYSGYQSPALPSTSYVKVCGPAQPNPTPNSNSEDKDKEWKLRAWIVVVVVLATLLVLVLLEGGIWWCCCRNSPKFGALSAQYALLEYASGAPVQFSYKDLQRAAKGFKDKLGEGGFGAVYKGVLANRTVVAVKQLEGIEQGEKQFRMEVATISSTHHLNLVRLIGFCSEGRHRLLVFEFMKNGSLDHFLFATEGQSSKLLSWENRFNIALGTAKGITYLHEECRDCIVHCDIKPENILLDENYNAKVSDFGLAKLVNPKDHRYRTLTSVRGTRGYLAPEWLANLPITSKSDIYSFGMVLLEIVSGRRNFYVSSETNQKKFSLWAYDEFENGNIETIVDKRLLGHEVDMEQVRRVIQISFWCIQEQPSQRPMMGKVVQMLEGIMEIEKPPAPKSVTEGSISGTSITASSNISALSTFATSAVAPSSLSSLQTAGATSFPSGKNAERISSSLLREEAD; via the coding sequence ATGAAAACCCCATTAACATATCTCCTCCTTTCTTCATTTCTCGCCGGAATTCTCGCCGCCGACATACTTCCCCGCGCCTCCATTTCCGCCGGAGACACCACTCAAACATGGACTTCACCCAATAACACTTTCACTCTCTCATTTATCTCCAACCCCTCTTCACCAAACACCTTCTTTGCAGCCATTACATTCAACACTATTCAAATCTGGTCTGCCGGAGCTGCTGCCGTTGACTCAACTGCTACTTTGACTTTTCTTCCCAATGGGAATCTCAGGCTAGTTAATGGAAGCTCAAACGGTGTCGTTTGGCAGTCCAACACTTCCGGGCTCGGCGTGTCGAAAGCTAGTCTTGAAGATTCAGGTAATCTTGTACTTAAGAATGGTAGTAAGATTGTTTGGAGTAGTTTTGATAATCCTACTGATACTATTATGCCTGGtcagatttttagtgttaaacaTGAATTGAGAAATGGGTTGTATTCATTTAAGCTTCTTGATAATGGCAACTTGACTTTGTTGTGGAATAGGACTACTAGGTATTATAATTCAGGGTTGAATTCTTCCGCTAGTGTTAATTTAACCTCGCCTAGTTTAAGGTTGGAATCTATTGGGATTTTGTCGTTGTTTGATCCTAAGATTGAGGGGTCTGTTATTGTGGCTTATAGTAGTGATTATGCTGAGGCGGGGCAACAAAGGTATGTTAAGTTGGATAATGATGGGAATTTGAAGATTTTTAGTGCTGCGGGAGGTAGTGCGACAGAGAGGTGGATTGCTGTTAGTGATATTTGTCAGATTTATGGGTATTGTGGGAGATTAGGGATTTGTAGTTATAATGGTTCGGATCCTAAGCCGGTTTGTGGGTGTCCGTCTAGGAATTTTGATCCGATTGATTCAAGTGATCCAAGAAAAGGTTGTAAGAGGAAAGTGGAGATTAGTGATTGTACTGGTAATGCGACAATGTTACAACTGGATCATACGAGGTTCTTGACGTATCAGCCTGAATTGGCTTCACAGGTTTTTTTTGTGGGGATTTCTGCTTGTAGGTTGAATTGTCTTGTTGGTTCTGCATGCGGTGCTTCAACATCGTTGGCGGATGGTACGGGGTTGTGTTACTTGAAAAATCCAGATTACTATAGTGGGTATCAGTCTCCTGCACTTCCTAGCACGTCATATGTTAAGGTTTGTGGACCTGCACAACCGAATCCAACACCAAACTCAAACAGTGAAGATAAAGATAAAGAATGGAAGTTGCGTGCTTGGATAGTGGTTGTAGTTGTTTTGGCTACTCTTTTAGTTTTAGTCCTCTTGGAAGGTGGAATTTGGTGGTGCTGCTGTAGAAATAGCCCAAAGTTTGGTGCACTGTCAGCACAGTACGCGCTGCTTGAGTATGCCTCTGGTGCACCTGTTCAGTTCTCGTATAAGGATCTTCAACGGGCAGCCAAGGGGTTCAAGGACAAGTTAGGAGAAGGAGGGTTTGGTGCTGTTTATAAAGGGGTTCTTGCTAATAGGACTGTTGTTGCAGTGAAGCAACTCGAAGGAATCGAGCAGGGTGAGAAACAATTTAGAATGGAAGTTGCAACTATAAGTAGCACACACCATTTAAATTTGGTGAGATTAATTGGATTTTGCTCAGAAGGGCGTCACAGGCTTTTGGTGTTCgaatttatgaaaaatggttctcTTGATCACTTCCTGTTTGCAACGGAAGGTCAGTCAAGTAAATTGCTGAGTTGGGAGAATAGGTTTAATATTGCTCTTGGGACAGCGAAGGGGATTACATATCTTCATGAAGAATGTCGAGACTGCATTGTGCACTGTGACATAAAGCCAGAGAACATCCTTTTGGATGAGAATTACAATGCAAAAGTATCAGATTTTGGCTTGGCAAAACTTGTAAACCCAAAGGACCACAGGTATCGAACGTTGACGAGTGTGAGAGGGACCAGAGGATACCTGGCCCCAGAATGGCTTGCCAATCTTCCAATAACATCTAAATCTGATATATATAGTTTTGGAATGGTGTTGTTAGAGATAGTGAGCGGGAGAAGGAACTTCTATGTCTCCTCTGAAACAAATCAGAAGAAGTTTTCGTTGTGGGCATATGACGAGTTTGAGAACGGTAACATTGAGACAATTGTGGACAAACGGCTTTTAGGGCATGAGGTGGACATGGAACAGGTTAGGAGAGTAATTCAGATAAGCTTTTGGTGCATTCAAGAGCAACCTTCTCAAAGGCCAATGATGGGAAAAGTGGTACAGATGCTAGAAgggattatggaaattgaaaaGCCACCAGCTCCTAAGTCTGTGACTGAAGGATCTATCAGTGGTACTAGCATTACTGCAAGCAGCAACATCAGTGCTCTCTCCACCTTTGCAACTTCAGCAGTGGCTCCCTCATCATTGTCATCACTCCAAACTGCAGGAGCTACATCTTTTCCTTCAGGAAAGAATGCGGAGAGGATATCTTCATCACTTCTACGTGAAGAAGCAGATTAA
- the LOC141712799 gene encoding 3-phosphoinositide-dependent protein kinase 2-like isoform X1 has translation MSAALGDQGGRGGGGAAIDTMEKDNNNNNNNNNNNNLMNKNNNTNNTNTNTNKPPLRSKSFTFRAPQENFTIKDFELGKIYGVGSYSKVVRAKKKDTGKVYALKIMDKKFITKENKTAYVKLERIVLDQLDHPGIVRLFFTFQDALSLYMALESCEGGELFDQITRKGRLSEDETRFYAAEVVDALEYIHKVGLLHRDIKPENLLLSSDGHIKIADFGSVKPMRVSSITVLPNAASDDKACTFVGTAAYVPPEVLNSSPATVGNDLWALGCTLYQMLAGTSPFKDASEWLTFQRIIARDLRFPDYFCDEAKDLINRLLDIDPSKRPGAGPDGYASLKNHPFFKGVDWENLKAMKPPALALQRKNSSRYLSHDGDGSERHTTGNDESASSITRLASIDSFDSKWQEFLEPNESILMISMVKKHQKLTSKKVQLILTNKPKLIYVNPSKLEAKASIIWSDNPNELSIQVVSPTNFKICTPKKILTFEDAKQRAHQWKKAIEALQDH, from the exons ATGTCAGCAGCTCTTGGGGATCAAGGTGGACGAGGAGGAGGAGGTGCAGCCATTGATACCATGGagaaagataataataataataataataataataataataataatttaatgaataaaaataataatacaaACAATACAAATACAAATACAAATAAGCCTCCTCTAAGGTCTAAGAGCTTTACATTCAGGGCCCCACAAGAAAATTTCACCATTAAAGACTTTGAATTAGGCAAGATCTATGGTGTTGGTTCTTATTCTAAG GTTGTCAGGGCAAAAAAGAAAGACACAGGAAAGGTTTATGCATTGAAGATCATGGATAAAAAGTTCATTACTAAGGAAAATAAAACTGCATATGTGAAGCTAGAGCGGATAGTACTTGATCAACTGGATCATCCTGGCATTGTGCGTTTGTTCTTTACATTTCAAGATGCTCTTTCCTTAT ACATGGCACTAGAATCTTGTGAAGGTGGAGAACTATTTGATCAAATTACCAGG AAAGGTCGATTATCAGAAGATGAAACCCGTTTCTATGCTGCTGAAGTTGTAGACGCGCTCGAGTACATACATAAAGTGGGACTGTTACATCGTGATATTAAG CCAGAGAATCTATTACTTAGTTCCGATGGGCACATAAAAATTGCGGATTTTGGTAGCGTAAAGCCTATGCGAGTTAGCTCAATAACTGTCCTTCCTAATGCAGCATCAG ATGATAAAGCTTGCACCTTTGTTGGAACTGCCGCTTATGTACCTCCAGAAGTGCTAAATTCATCTCCTGCTACAGTTGG AAACGACCTGTGGGCACTTGGCTGTACCTTGTATCAAATGCTTGCTGGAACTTCTCCCTTCAAGGATGCCAGTGAATGGCTGACATTCCAAAGAATTATAGCCAGAGACCTCAGATTTCCGGATTACTTTTGTGATGAAGCCAAAGATCTGATTAATCGATTATTG GATATTGATCCTAGCAAGCGGCCAGGTGCAGGGCCTGATGGCTATGCTTCTTTAAAGAATCATCCTTTCTTTAAAGGAGTTGATTGGGAGAATTTAAAAGCAATGAAGCCTCCTGCACTTGCTTTGCAGCGAAAG AATTCTTCACGGTACCTCTCACATGATGGGGATGGTTCAGAAAGACATACCACTGGAAATGATGAATCTGCATCTTCTATTACTAGACTTGCTTCTATTGATTCCTTCGACTCGAAATG GCAAGAATTTTTGGAGCCAAATGAATCCATTCTTATGATATCCATGGTCAAGAAACATCAAAAACTAACAAGCAAGAAAGTCCAGCTTATCCTCACCAACAAGCCAAAGTTGATTTATGTGAACCCCTCAAAGCTAGAAGCTAAAGCGAGTATAATTTGGTCAGACAACCCTAATGAACTTAGCATCCAAGTTGTCAGTCCTACAAATTTCAAGATTTGTACT CCAAAAAAGATACTGACATTTGAAGATGCAAAACAAAGAGCACATCAATGGAAAAAGGCTATTGAGGCTCTTCAAGACCATTGA